In a genomic window of Trichoderma atroviride chromosome 4, complete sequence:
- a CDS encoding uncharacterized protein (BUSCO:EOG092D4D2W): protein MSLILGFHINPPNLRFKHRPPLQKPIFTSPHLLSQPPPPPNKSQTQWLPPPPQKASPSPREYFFPAFFTRQPNLTIHHAQLTKWSSLVLAYARHHRIFRLALSAAADSDLFYNRQLDRRLAPPDIREVVDFMRKDGRAEYLQPGDAGAGGANSSNGDASTASAAAAGAGAGAGDVVLIYWRKPQEWAALIEAYVDETAQKGSVLTVYELTEGENTRGTEFHGMDNGVLMKALNILVKRGKAQIFGSEDSLGVKFF, encoded by the exons ATGTCGCTAATTCTAGGGTTTCACATT AACCCGCCAAACTTACGATTCAAACATCGACCCCCCCTCCAAAAGCCAATCTTCACCTCACCTCACCTCCTCTCGCAgccacctccaccacctAATAAATCACAAACACAATGGCTTCCACCACCCCCTCAGAAGGCTTCCCCTTCCCCCCGCGAATACTTCTTCcccgccttcttcacccGCCAGCCCAACCTCACCATCCACCACGCCCAGCTCACCAAATGGTCCTCCCTGGTCCTCGCCTACGCCCGCCACCACCGCATCTTCcgcctcgccctctccgccgccgccgactcGGACCTCTTCTACAACCGGCAGCTCGACCGCCGCCTCGCCCCGCCCGACATCCGCGAGGTCGTTGATTTCATGCGCAAGGATGGGAGGGCAGAGTATCTGCAGCCCGGCGACGCTGGTGCCGGCggcgccaacagcagcaatggcgatgCTTCTACCGCTTCCGCAGCTGCGGCgggtgctggcgctggcgctggggaCGTGGTGCTGATATACTGGCGCAAGCCGCAGGAGTGGGCGGCGTTGATAGAGGCCTATGTGGACGAAACAGCGCAAAAGGGAAGCGTGCTGACGGTATATGAGCTGACCGAGGGAGAAAATACGCGAGGAACTG AATTCCACGGCATGGACAACGGCGTACTCATGAAAGCGCTAAACATCCTCGTCAAACGCGGCAAAGCCCAAATCTTTGGCTCGGAAGACTCTCTTGGTGTCAAATTCTTCTGA
- a CDS encoding uncharacterized protein (EggNog:ENOG41) encodes MLKTLKLSVRNVFGVHAYQLLTGLTPEQEVARVSAWATALDAQLTGGDAEICMSRLILTLLASGTVPNTPSGLMLKALHVRVLLWDLGQKWYQLGLVNFFAAKIAQRQWNAARDLNQRLMNSCQEDEASEEKRLEQILPDHLAALVEQDCDKVLTTAVIQRAHNLAFNLETTYNAIPIDGMDSVVDDTAIGSPMDALAAWWSTAKVHDILTSTLSDNEAASKDQGVMELAVQVAPFGSHARARAIMARSVLAHYCRGQNIAAAVQVLRIDTTTSELIEPMSFATAESNPFANPAPFPPAQPNTPNPDLELCLRCATASAHIKRLGGKVASNKTYVRTSVEKVIHLSTQTQMSLLSFTSVMEVLEQILKHKDTTNNFAPLVEQLAAILRLWMGSPLALNCGVPPDLQDKVINRCITVTKRVVGMDVDTGYETMTDDEDIFR; translated from the coding sequence ATGCTAAAGACGCTCAAACTTAGCGTACGCAATGTATTTGGCGTCCATGCCTACCAACTTTTGACCGGATTGACCCCTGAGCAAGAAGTGGCCCGGGTCAGCGCCTGGGCTACCGCTCTAGATGCCCAACTCACTGGTGGCGACGCAGAGATTTGCATGAGCCGCCTTATCCTAACACTTCTCGCCTCTGGAACCGTGCCGAATACACCCAGCGGTCTAATGCTCAAAGCGCTTCATGTTCGCGTCCTATTGTGGGATCTAGGTCAAAAATGGTATCAGCTAGGACTCGTAAACTTCTTTGCCGCCAAGATTGCACAGCGACAGTGGAATGCCGCTCGAGACCTGAACCAAAGACTGATGAAtagctgccaagaagacgaggccTCCGAGGAGAAGCGACTGGAACAGATATTGCCCGACCACTTGGCTGCTTTGGTCGAACAGGACTGTGATAAAGTCCTCACTACCGCAGTAATTCAACGAGCTCACAACTTGGCCTTCAACTTGGAAACGACATATAATGCAATCCCGATTGACGGTATGGATTCGGTAGTTGATGATACCGCTATTGGATCTCCCATGGATGCCCTTGCGGCTTGGTGGTCAACAGCCAAGGTACATGATATTTTGACGAGCACACTATCCGATAACGAAGCGGCATCAAAGGACCAGGGAGTAATGGAACTGGCTGTCCAAGTCGCGCCCTTTGGCTCTCATGCTCGAGCACGGGCGATTATGGCCCGTTCTGTGCTTGCTCATTATTGTCGTGGGCAAAATATCGCCGCCGCTGTTCAAGTTCTTCGAATcgacaccaccaccagcgagCTTATCGAACCCATGTCATTCGCTACCGCCGAATCGAATCCCTTTGCCAATCCGGCACCCTTTCCTCCTGCCCAGCCAAATACTCCTAATCCCGACCTGGAGCTTTGCCTGCGCTGTGCAACAGCTTCAGCCCACATTAAGCGCTTAGGTGGAAAGGTCGCTAGCAACAAAACATACGTCCGAACCTCTGTCGAAAAAGTGATTCATCTATCAACGCAAACGCAAATGTCGCTTTTGAGCTTTACATCCGTCATGGAAGTTTTAGAGCAGATATTAAAGCACAAGGATACGACAAACAATTTTGCGCCGCTCGTGGAGCAGCTGGCTGCCATCCTACGGCTTTGGATGGGCAGTCCACTGGCGCTAAATTGCGGTGTACCACCCGATCTTCAAGACAAAGTAATTAATCGATGTATAACCGTGACGAAAAGAGTGGTGGGCATGGATGTGGATACTGGCTACGAAACCATGACGGACGACGAAGATATATTCCGATGA
- a CDS encoding uncharacterized protein (EggNog:ENOG41), translated as MADEDGTSGLGFDDPSFGFIGGGPVPLDAISDAPILPNGDPSGAFLDAGVWSLDASPQTTSYDISSASNTALPSAHPGYLSPSWPTPTFDPQQQQQQLPDSSGFGGFAVPNVDPTSVYLSNQVAKRGAAIPVTKSPLRSLTKLSPAVQEQLRNIAMPPHLLYGSPRSASSPESAKTGIGSSPDISGGSHRDSRKRKISADDYDDDDLLEEGGKPVKKTAHNMIEKRYRTNINDKIAALRDSVPSLRIMCKSARGEDTTEDREELHGLTPAHKLNKATVLSKATEYIRHLEKRNNRLLDENGVMHQRIAAFEKLFMAGAMNGSIPSMQQPTPIQYPQDGQSQQQSQQAQQAQQQQQQQQQQQQQQQQPQMTPSPLEISQEGGAGPAGMIDVPEDMKRILSAQMANQPYPVPQQQQLFRPNPSVVGQQQIRQMQQQGQQGGWNNAGPYFGKLMVGSLAGLMILEAVREDETSNEEPQGRGLFAVPLQLLKYLPSQLHLHWAGIEAGIPPEIHAPLRPDAVGFHTISIFLFQSKP; from the exons ATGGCCGATGAGGATGGCACCAGCGGGCTTGGGTTTGACGACCCGAGCTTCGGATTCATAGGCGGTGGCCCCGTGCCTCTCGATGCAATCTCAGATGCTCCAATTCTACCCAACGGCGATCCTTCCGGCGCTTTCCTCGATGCTGGCGTCTGGTCTTTGGATGCCTCGCCCCAAACCACATCGTACGacatcagcagcgccagcaacaCCGCTCTCCCCTCAGCGCACCCAGGATACCTGTCCCCGTCCTGGCCAACCCCGACATTCGaccctcagcagcagcagcaacagctgccTGATTCTTCCGGCTTTGGTGGCTTCGCAGTGCCCAACGTCGATCCTACGTCAGTCTACCTCTCCAACCAAGTGGCCAAGCGGGGCGCTGCCATCCCAGTGACAAAATCTCCCCTACGCTCTCTCACCAAGTTGAGTCCTGCCGTGCAGGAACAGTTGCGAAACATCGCAATGCCCCCTCATCTTCTGTACGGATCGCCCAGGAGCGCTTCCAGCCCCGAGTCGGCCAAGACGGGAATCGGCTCATCGCCCGACATCTCTGGAGGCTCCCACCGAGATTCtcggaagagaaagatttCGGCTGATGACtatgacgacgatgatcttCTTGAGGAAGGCGGTAAGCCGGTCAAGAAGACTGCTCACAACATGATTGAGAAGCGCTATCGCACCAACATCAATGACAAGATTGCCGCCTTGAGAGACAGTGTCCCCAGCTTGCGCATCATGTGCAAGAGCGCAAGAGGAGAGGACACGACCGAAGATCGTGAAGAATTACACGGTCTCACACCAGCCcataagcttaataaagcaACT GTTTTGAGTAAAGCCACGGAATACATTCGGcatctggagaagaggaataaCAGACTCCTGGATGAAAATGGCGTCATGCACCAGAGAATCGCCGCTTTCGAGAAGCTGTTCATGGCCGGCGCCATGAATGGTTCCATCCCTTCGATGCAGCAGCCCACACCGATACAGTATCCTCAAGACGGCCAATCCCAGCAACAGTCAcagcaggcccagcaggcccagcagcagcaacaacaacagcagcagcagcagcagcagcaacagcagccgcaaATGACACCCTCTCCGCTTGAAATTTCCCAAGAAGGCGGTGCAGGACCCGCTGGAATGATCGATGTTCCAGAGGATATGAAACGAATCCTTTCTGCCCAAATGGCGAACCAGCCATATCCCGTGcctcagcaacagcaattATTCCGCCCGAACCCATCAGTggtcggccagcagcagattcgacagatgcagcagcaagggcAGCAAGGAGGATGGAACAATGCGGGCCCCTACTTTGGCAAACTGATGGTGGGCTCGCTCGCCGGATTGATGATTTTGGAAGCAGTTCGGGAGGACGAGACCAGTAATGAAGAGCCCCAAGGCCGTGGTCTATTTGCCGTCCCcttgcagcttctcaaaTACCTCCCATCACAGCTTCATTTGCATTGGGCGGGAATTGAAGCCGGCATCCCCCCTGAAATTCATGCTCCTCTTCGGCCTGATGCTGTGGGTTTTCATACCATCagtattttcctttttcaatCGAAGCCCTAA
- a CDS encoding uncharacterized protein (EggNog:ENOG41~TransMembrane:1 (n11-22c27/28o67-88i)~SECRETED:SignalP(1-27)) translates to MLPGILPSSSSLVAALSSVLLWSVAHSSPTFGSGSSTPFITKRDTVRDGPPLSARVLRDTRILPVQIGGIVAAYGVSLVLVAIILLALSKRRREHLRGSDIPSYVFQPNFPVAEFQQQFEFTNQQAEGHIVPPLVIPKSEYYHSGPYSARVFDHKNGSSSYVIPSPSSSAIPSTLGVSPLVDQSVVAADRAMAQQQLEEMYKFVMEHEEAKQKGIILESPVVAPSPQESTASDKSKGLLSKKSKSKPAGLNLAAAKEEKSQSKTSALFSSLLSPKKKAAKGMNISSPIMTPMSGTFPQHESREMSAIPPRHYAPPPPPPVPTDQVPYGAYRASGAPITPDMSPQSIQTIDERIGASLDRSSRTTLPYTERDPESATSDHSQVPLVGLPSSPKPGSTFPSLPSLPSSPRPGASFSRPNPPSAVRTGGALPLRAYEEQLGSPFVTNQTTKQTVFERTGPLSPSGRTPFTASAVPYSPYQPYTPPRPNHSRLGHQGGSQAHEENGPQDAYLGDGQEL, encoded by the coding sequence ATGCTCCCGGGGATTcttccttcatcatcgtcactcGTCGCCGCCTTGTCTTCTGTGCTTCTCTGGTCTGTCGCTCATTCATCGCCAACGTTTGGATCTGGATCCTCCACTCCATTCATCACAAAGAGAGATACTGTTAGAGACGGTCCGCCGCTGTCTGCTCGGGTTCTGCGGGATACTAGAATTCTTCCTGTGCAGATTGGTGGCATCGTTGCGGCATACGGTGTTTCGTTGGTGCtggtcgccatcatcttACTTGCGCTATCAAAACGACGCAGAGAACATCTTCGGGGAAGCGATATACCCAGCTACGTTTTCCAGCCAAACTTTCCGGTTGCAGAGTTTCAGCAACAGTTTGAATTCACAAATCAACAAGCCGAGGGCCATATTGTCCCTCCCTTGGTAATTCCAAAGTCAGAGTACTACCACTCTGGTCCTTACAGCGCCCGAGTCTTTGACCACAAGAACGGCTCATCCTCATACGTCATCCcatcgccttcttcatctgcaatCCCGTCAACTCTTGGAGTCTCGCCGCTTGTAGACCAATCAGTCGTCGCAGCAGATAGAGCCATGGCGCAACAACAGCTTGAGGAGATGTACAAGTTCGTCATGGAGCACGAGGAGGCAAAGCAGAAGGGGATCATTCTCGAATCCCCGGTTGTGGCTCCGAGCCCCCAAGAGTCGACGGCATCTGACAAGTCCAAGGGCCTCTtatcgaagaagagcaagtctAAGCCTGCCGGCCTCAACCTGGCGGccgccaaggaagaaaagtcCCAGTCAAAGACTtcggctctcttctcctccctcctttctcccaagaagaaggcagccaAGGGCATGAACATTTCGTCTCCCATCATGACACCCATGTCGGGGACTTTTCCTCAGCATGAGTCTCGAGAGATGAGCGCCATTCCGCCACGACACTatgctcctcctccgccaccgcctGTCCCGACGGACCAAGTGCCATATGGCGCCTACAGAGCTTCGGGTGCCCCAATCACTCCGGATATGTCACCTCAGAGCATTCAAACGATTGATGAGCGTATTGGAGCCTCTCTTGATCGAAGCTCGAGGACCACTTTGCCATATACCGAGAGAGACCCTGAGTCGGCCACCTCGGATCACTCGCAGGTTCCTCTGGTCGGTCTCCCATCATCTCCCAAGCCTGGAAGCACGTTTCCTTCGCTTCCTtcgcttccttcttcaccacGACCCGGTGCCTCCTTTTCTCGCCCTAACCCTCCCTCTGCGGTCCGAACCGGCGGTGCTCTCCCCCTTCGCGCTTATGAGGAGCAACTTGGTTCGCCTTTCGTTACCAATCAGACCACCAAGCAGACTGTCTTTGAGAGGACCGGCCCTCTATCGCCCTCGGGCAGGACCCCATTTACCGCGAGCGCCGTGCCCTACTCTCCGTACCAGCCATATACCCCCCCTCGTCCCAATCACTCCCGGCTTGGTCACCAGGGAGGATCGCAAGCGCATGAAGAGAATGGTCCCCAAGACGCCTACCTTGGAGATGGTCAGGAGCTCTGA